From Microbacterium pseudoresistens, the proteins below share one genomic window:
- a CDS encoding DsbA family protein, with protein MSSDETPNVPTPRHSREAVREKAQQVHAQQSRARIMRRTIIALVAVVVVGAAGAGVAWAVGSAMSKPTASPSNMDDDGVVVREASSTSVAQGAPDAEATPSSETDGAEATPTPSPTVDADAVDIHIYVDYLSPGAGEFERANTRQLVSWIDQGAATVSYHPVSLLTANSNGTKYSLRAAAAAACVASFAPDKFYAFNHELLVNQPELDSDGRTDIELADLAQAVGVDDVAGVRGCIEKKSFTSWAKDATSRALEGPLPGSDDLVLNGAPMIVVNGQAYAGALDDPAEFSQFVLSIASDAYYSTPKPTQTPTETPAA; from the coding sequence ATGTCGAGCGACGAAACGCCGAACGTACCCACCCCTCGCCATTCGCGCGAGGCGGTCAGGGAGAAGGCACAGCAGGTGCACGCCCAGCAGTCCCGCGCGCGGATCATGCGACGGACGATCATTGCGCTGGTCGCCGTCGTGGTGGTCGGTGCGGCGGGAGCGGGTGTGGCCTGGGCGGTCGGATCGGCCATGTCGAAGCCGACGGCGTCGCCCAGCAACATGGACGATGACGGCGTGGTCGTGCGCGAGGCTTCTTCGACCTCCGTGGCGCAGGGAGCGCCTGATGCGGAAGCGACTCCTTCGTCCGAGACGGATGGCGCCGAGGCGACCCCGACGCCTTCGCCCACGGTCGACGCGGACGCGGTCGACATCCACATCTACGTCGACTACCTCTCGCCCGGTGCCGGCGAGTTCGAGCGGGCGAACACACGTCAGCTCGTGAGCTGGATCGACCAGGGCGCGGCCACCGTGTCGTATCACCCCGTGTCGTTGCTGACCGCCAACTCGAACGGCACGAAGTACTCGCTGCGCGCGGCCGCCGCCGCGGCGTGCGTGGCTTCGTTCGCGCCCGACAAGTTCTATGCCTTCAACCACGAGCTGCTCGTGAACCAGCCCGAGCTCGACAGCGACGGCCGCACCGACATCGAACTGGCCGACCTCGCCCAGGCCGTCGGCGTGGACGACGTCGCCGGTGTGCGCGGCTGCATCGAGAAGAAGAGCTTCACCAGTTGGGCGAAGGATGCCACGAGCCGTGCGCTGGAGGGCCCGCTGCCGGGTTCGGACGACCTCGTGCTCAACGGTGCGCCGATGATCGTCGTGAACGGTCAGGCCTACGCGGGTGCGCTGGACGATCCGGCAGAGTTCTCGCAGTTCGTGCTGTCGATCGCCAGCGACGCCTACTACTCCACGCCCAAGCCCACGCAGACGCCGACGGAGACCCCCGCGGCCTGA
- a CDS encoding nitroreductase family protein translates to MSALEAVLARRSWSKVTDEAPDRDELLTLIAAAGRVADHSSLQPWRLIELRGDARHRLGAAIAVAQDADEPSTKPLRAPLLIAVVASFRRSEKVPHWEQEAVAAGVAHVLSLLLDEAGWGVIWRTGGYTRHPAVAAAHGLAPDEQLLGWLYVGGRPERASGRRSPVDADALLTPMPADGPTVVAASTLEKTKKDKKRKKDKGSS, encoded by the coding sequence GTGAGCGCACTCGAGGCGGTTCTCGCGCGCAGGTCGTGGTCGAAGGTGACCGATGAGGCACCCGACCGCGACGAGTTGCTGACGCTGATCGCCGCGGCCGGCCGCGTGGCCGACCACTCCTCGTTGCAGCCGTGGCGGCTCATCGAGCTGCGCGGCGATGCCCGCCACCGGCTCGGCGCCGCCATCGCGGTGGCGCAGGATGCCGACGAGCCGTCGACCAAGCCCCTGCGAGCGCCGCTGCTCATCGCCGTCGTGGCGAGCTTCCGCCGCAGCGAGAAGGTGCCGCATTGGGAGCAGGAGGCTGTGGCCGCGGGTGTCGCGCACGTGCTGAGCCTGCTGCTCGATGAGGCGGGCTGGGGCGTGATCTGGCGCACCGGCGGCTACACGAGGCATCCTGCCGTCGCCGCCGCGCACGGGCTCGCGCCCGACGAGCAGTTGCTGGGCTGGCTGTATGTCGGGGGCAGGCCCGAGCGCGCTTCGGGGCGTCGCTCGCCCGTTGACGCCGACGCCCTTCTCACACCGATGCCGGCGGACGGGCCGACCGTAGTGGCGGCCTCGACGTTGGAGAAGACGAAGAAGGACAAGAAGCGCAAGAAGGACAAGGGGTCATCCTGA
- a CDS encoding WXG100 family type VII secretion target, with translation MSTFTVDTDAVFSTTTALRATVERLQTESATLRGQLSTLQSTWTGHAASSFQNAAEQWHGAQAHLEQALAAISEALHHAGHQYVQAEDYSASLFR, from the coding sequence ATGTCCACCTTCACCGTCGACACCGACGCCGTCTTCAGCACCACCACCGCGCTGCGCGCAACCGTCGAGCGTCTGCAGACCGAGTCCGCCACGCTGCGCGGTCAGCTCAGCACCCTGCAGAGCACGTGGACCGGCCACGCGGCCTCCTCGTTCCAGAACGCCGCCGAGCAGTGGCACGGCGCACAGGCGCACCTGGAGCAGGCTCTCGCGGCGATCAGCGAGGCGCTGCACCACGCCGGCCATCAGTACGTGCAGGCCGAGGACTACTCCGCGTCGCTGTTCCGCTGA
- a CDS encoding LytR C-terminal domain-containing protein — protein sequence MSKPVRDRFDDVPRAQGRVGAHRAENPGMNGWIVLLWSFVAALVLIVGGIFGAMVAMGKITLGPDAVATAPAPSPTETGTIDTSYAVLVLNATAGDGLAAGMRDTVVNAGWPAESVLPGNADVTDFPETIVYYQSDEDRAAALGLAEVIGGAKIAQSDVYANDVSDGQKQLTIVIGMDRAPVPEAPADGGTDGSTDDSGDGSAQ from the coding sequence GTGTCAAAACCCGTACGCGATCGCTTCGACGATGTCCCCCGCGCGCAGGGTCGTGTCGGCGCGCACCGTGCCGAGAACCCGGGCATGAACGGATGGATCGTGCTGCTGTGGTCGTTCGTGGCCGCGCTGGTGCTCATCGTCGGCGGCATCTTCGGGGCGATGGTCGCGATGGGAAAGATCACGCTGGGCCCTGATGCCGTGGCCACCGCGCCCGCCCCGTCGCCCACCGAGACCGGGACGATCGACACCTCGTACGCGGTGCTCGTGCTCAACGCGACCGCCGGCGACGGCCTGGCGGCGGGCATGCGCGACACCGTCGTGAACGCAGGATGGCCCGCGGAGTCCGTGCTCCCCGGCAACGCCGATGTCACCGACTTCCCGGAGACGATCGTCTACTACCAGAGCGACGAGGACCGGGCGGCCGCGCTGGGCCTGGCAGAGGTGATCGGCGGGGCGAAGATCGCCCAGAGCGACGTCTATGCGAACGACGTGAGCGACGGGCAGAAGCAGCTCACCATCGTGATCGGCATGGATCGGGCTCCGGTCCCCGAGGCGCCCGCCGACGGCGGCACGGACGGGTCGACGGACGACTCCGGCGACGGCTCCGCGCAGTAG
- a CDS encoding sensor histidine kinase — MAHKADGVTRWWRRISLRAKVTGVTVGVLALGLIVTGIGTVPILRNSLLSNIDAQLPSLLSTNLAERFFTASTADGRLVFTPREGSPRATDYIVAFYAPDGTPIGQAGGAIGAPRPVFPATYTLQEATDNVDAIPILLEAGDGEVFHAAVAPQEIQGTYYIQLVALPIEEADRIIATYFGVFTTIALITILIAALLTRGLVTLTFRRLGQVESTAMSIAAGDFSQRLTDLEPTTEVGRLNSAINTMLDRVDASLAQRDRSVQQMRRFIGDASHELRTPLVSVRGYAELYRMGAITGEEDTGRAMDRIEKEALRMGVLVEDLLALARLDEQRELSIAPLDLRPLAQDAALDVRAAAPQRSVRVVDTTADPVAAAPARNDRAGRTPSASAAETRPAKGRSPSPLSRLRPPFRPRAKDEAAVPEIDFSEPAVAPVSTPPIVLGEENKVRQVIANLLGNARRFSPPDSPIEIEVGADRHKGVGWFRIVDHGEGVPEQIQEQIFQRFWRADSSRTRETGGSGLGLAIVASILHALNGSVDVTETPGGGASFTVSLPLAPARATPEHLLQDTQPLPRLDV, encoded by the coding sequence ATGGCACACAAGGCCGACGGTGTCACCCGGTGGTGGCGCAGGATCAGCCTGCGCGCGAAGGTCACCGGGGTCACTGTCGGCGTGCTCGCGCTCGGCCTGATCGTCACCGGCATCGGCACCGTGCCGATCCTGCGCAATTCTCTGCTGAGCAACATCGATGCGCAGCTGCCGTCGCTGCTGTCGACGAACCTCGCCGAGCGCTTCTTCACCGCATCCACCGCCGACGGGCGACTCGTGTTCACGCCGCGCGAGGGCAGCCCGCGCGCCACCGACTACATCGTCGCGTTCTACGCGCCCGACGGCACGCCCATCGGGCAGGCCGGCGGGGCGATCGGCGCGCCGCGGCCCGTGTTCCCCGCGACGTACACGCTGCAGGAGGCCACCGACAACGTCGACGCCATCCCGATCCTGCTCGAGGCAGGCGACGGCGAGGTCTTCCATGCCGCCGTCGCACCGCAGGAGATCCAGGGCACCTACTACATCCAGCTCGTCGCCCTGCCCATCGAGGAGGCCGACCGGATCATCGCGACGTACTTCGGGGTGTTCACCACGATCGCCCTCATCACGATCCTCATCGCCGCGCTGCTGACGCGCGGCCTGGTCACGCTCACCTTCCGCCGCCTCGGGCAGGTGGAGTCCACCGCCATGTCGATCGCCGCGGGCGATTTCAGCCAGCGGCTCACCGACCTCGAGCCCACGACGGAGGTCGGCCGGCTCAACTCCGCGATCAACACGATGCTCGACCGGGTCGACGCCTCGCTCGCCCAGCGCGACCGTTCGGTGCAGCAGATGCGCCGCTTCATCGGCGATGCCAGCCACGAGTTGCGCACTCCGCTGGTGAGCGTGCGCGGATACGCGGAACTGTACCGGATGGGCGCGATCACCGGTGAGGAGGACACCGGCCGCGCGATGGACCGCATCGAGAAGGAGGCGCTGCGGATGGGCGTGCTCGTCGAAGACCTGCTCGCGCTGGCCCGTCTCGACGAGCAGCGCGAGCTTTCGATCGCACCGCTCGATCTGCGTCCGCTCGCACAGGATGCCGCGCTCGATGTGCGTGCCGCGGCCCCGCAGCGCAGCGTGCGCGTGGTCGACACCACCGCCGATCCTGTCGCCGCGGCCCCGGCGCGCAACGACCGCGCCGGGCGAACGCCGAGCGCTTCAGCAGCAGAGACACGGCCGGCGAAGGGCCGCTCCCCGAGCCCGCTGTCCCGCCTGCGGCCGCCCTTCCGGCCCCGCGCCAAAGACGAGGCCGCCGTGCCCGAGATCGACTTCTCCGAGCCCGCTGTCGCCCCGGTGAGCACGCCGCCGATCGTACTGGGCGAGGAGAACAAGGTGCGCCAGGTCATTGCCAACCTGCTCGGCAACGCCCGCCGCTTCTCGCCGCCGGACTCGCCCATCGAGATCGAGGTCGGCGCCGATCGGCACAAGGGCGTCGGGTGGTTCCGCATCGTGGATCACGGCGAGGGCGTGCCGGAGCAGATCCAGGAGCAGATCTTCCAGCGCTTCTGGCGTGCCGACTCCTCGCGCACCAGAGAGACCGGAGGCTCTGGCCTGGGCCTGGCGATCGTCGCCTCGATCCTGCATGCCCTGAACGGATCGGTCGATGTGACCGAGACGCCCGGCGGCGGAGCGAGCTTCACCGTCTCGCTCCCCCTCGCACCGGCCCGGGCGACGCCGGAGCATCTGCTGCAGGACACGCAGCCGCTGCCGCGGCTGGATGTCTGA
- the msrB gene encoding peptide-methionine (R)-S-oxide reductase MsrB: MDYRVSKTEEQWREELDPQQYAVLRTAATERPWTGELLDEGRAGLYTCGACGAELFRSGTKFDSGCGWPSFYESIRPEAVELIEDSSLGMVRTEVRCAACGSHLGHVFPDGFGTPTGDRYCMNSVALSFRPTSGEAAESEE; this comes from the coding sequence ATGGACTACCGCGTGAGCAAGACCGAAGAGCAGTGGCGCGAAGAGCTGGACCCGCAGCAGTATGCGGTGCTGCGCACCGCCGCCACCGAGCGCCCGTGGACCGGTGAGCTGCTCGACGAGGGGCGCGCCGGCCTGTACACGTGCGGCGCGTGCGGGGCGGAGCTGTTCCGCAGCGGCACGAAGTTCGACTCCGGGTGCGGGTGGCCGAGCTTCTACGAGTCGATCCGCCCGGAGGCCGTCGAACTCATCGAGGACTCCAGTCTGGGCATGGTGCGCACCGAAGTCCGCTGCGCCGCCTGCGGATCGCACCTCGGGCACGTCTTCCCCGACGGTTTCGGCACGCCCACCGGTGACCGGTACTGCATGAACTCGGTCGCGCTGAGCTTCCGACCCACGAGCGGCGAGGCGGCGGAGAGCGAGGAGTGA
- a CDS encoding ABC transporter ATP-binding protein has protein sequence MASVTFDDATRLYPGGTRPAVDKLNLEVADGEFLVLVGPSGCGKSTSLRMLAGLEEVNEGRILIGDRDVTDVPPKDRDIAMVFQNYALYPHMTVAENMGFALKIAGVGKEERAKRVLEAAKLLDLEEYLTRKPKALSGGQRQRVAMGRAIVRQPQVFLMDEPLSNLDAKLRVQTRTQIASLQRRLGVTTVYVTHDQTEALTMGDRIAVLKDGILQQVGSPRDLYETPNNVFVAGFIGSPAMNLFPVDLAEGGIRFGTKVVGTESAALGKASGNEVTIGIRPEDIVVAPEDGQGLSVTVDLVEELGADGYLYGHSEVDGKRTDIVARVDGRRHPNAGETVVLAPIEGHVHLFDIESGERLNEKPVVSAS, from the coding sequence ATGGCATCCGTCACGTTCGACGACGCGACCCGGCTCTACCCCGGCGGTACGCGTCCCGCAGTCGACAAGCTCAACCTCGAGGTCGCAGACGGCGAGTTCCTCGTCCTCGTCGGCCCCTCCGGATGCGGAAAGTCCACGTCGCTGCGCATGCTCGCCGGCCTCGAAGAGGTCAACGAGGGCCGCATCCTCATCGGGGACCGCGACGTCACCGACGTTCCGCCGAAGGACCGCGACATCGCGATGGTCTTCCAGAACTATGCGCTGTACCCGCACATGACCGTCGCCGAGAACATGGGCTTCGCACTCAAGATCGCCGGCGTCGGCAAGGAGGAGCGCGCCAAGCGCGTGCTCGAGGCAGCCAAGCTCCTCGACCTGGAGGAGTACCTGACCCGCAAGCCGAAGGCGCTCTCGGGCGGTCAGCGCCAGCGCGTCGCCATGGGCCGCGCGATCGTGCGCCAGCCGCAGGTATTCCTCATGGACGAGCCGCTGTCGAACCTCGACGCCAAGCTGCGCGTGCAGACGCGTACGCAGATCGCGTCGCTGCAGCGCCGCCTGGGCGTCACCACCGTCTACGTCACGCACGACCAGACCGAAGCGCTCACCATGGGCGACCGGATCGCCGTGCTCAAGGACGGCATCCTGCAGCAGGTGGGCAGCCCGCGCGACCTGTACGAGACGCCGAACAACGTCTTCGTCGCCGGCTTCATCGGCTCCCCCGCCATGAACCTCTTCCCCGTCGACCTCGCCGAGGGCGGGATCCGCTTCGGCACCAAGGTCGTCGGCACCGAGTCTGCGGCGCTGGGCAAGGCGAGCGGCAACGAAGTCACCATCGGCATCCGGCCCGAGGACATCGTCGTGGCCCCCGAGGACGGCCAGGGCCTGTCGGTCACCGTCGACCTTGTCGAGGAGCTCGGCGCCGACGGCTACCTGTACGGCCACAGCGAGGTCGACGGCAAGCGCACCGACATCGTGGCGCGCGTCGACGGCCGTCGTCACCCGAACGCCGGCGAGACCGTCGTGCTCGCGCCGATCGAGGGTCACGTACACCTGTTCGACATCGAGTCGGGCGAGCGTCTGAACGAGAAGCCGGTCGTCTCGGCCTCCTGA
- a CDS encoding DUF4032 domain-containing protein: MSDALRITASAVDPGLLELPWDRPLAKWPSRTIVSLPKGLSRHLVRFADLSGRVVAVKETTAEMARREYEMLGNLARLDVPCVSRVAVIAGRHDRDGAPLPAALVTAHLKFSMPYRALFTRVLRPDTATRLVDALALLLVRLHNVGFFWGDVSLSNALFRRDAGAFAAYLVDAETGELHEKGLTDGQRGHDLDVARTNIAGEIMDLAAGGRLEHGVDAVAIADGIVSSYRALWAALTEHESFAAGETWRITERVERLNALGFDIGEMSIQATDDGTRVQIEPKVVDAGHHQRRLIRLTGLDVEENQARRLLNDLDEFRARSAKEWTDEEMYAHEWLTRVFEPVVRAIPYDLRAKLEPAEVFHQVLEHRWYMSQARGSAVPLAEVLTSYINDVLRHRRDEATIMGSPTDTMSLPVVTGAVPVGDDTGVIDWRDLV, translated from the coding sequence ATGAGCGACGCCCTGCGCATCACCGCCAGTGCGGTGGATCCCGGCTTGCTGGAGCTGCCGTGGGATCGCCCGCTGGCCAAGTGGCCCTCACGCACCATCGTGTCGCTGCCCAAGGGGCTCTCACGCCACTTGGTGCGCTTCGCCGATCTGTCGGGCCGCGTCGTCGCGGTGAAGGAGACCACCGCCGAGATGGCGCGCAGGGAGTACGAGATGCTCGGTAATCTCGCCCGCCTCGACGTGCCGTGCGTCTCGCGCGTGGCCGTCATCGCCGGGCGCCATGACCGCGACGGCGCGCCGCTGCCGGCGGCCCTGGTCACCGCGCACCTGAAGTTCTCGATGCCGTACCGGGCGCTGTTCACCCGTGTGCTGCGCCCCGACACGGCCACGCGCCTGGTCGACGCGCTCGCCCTGCTGCTCGTGCGCCTGCACAACGTGGGCTTCTTCTGGGGCGACGTCTCGCTCTCCAACGCGCTGTTCCGCCGCGACGCGGGCGCGTTCGCGGCCTACCTCGTGGATGCCGAGACCGGCGAACTGCACGAAAAGGGTCTCACCGACGGCCAGCGCGGGCACGACCTCGACGTGGCGCGCACGAACATCGCCGGCGAGATCATGGACCTCGCCGCGGGCGGTCGCCTGGAGCACGGCGTCGATGCCGTCGCGATCGCCGACGGCATCGTGTCGTCGTACCGGGCCCTGTGGGCCGCCCTCACCGAGCACGAGTCGTTCGCCGCGGGTGAGACATGGCGGATCACCGAGCGCGTGGAACGTCTGAACGCGCTGGGATTCGACATCGGCGAGATGTCGATCCAGGCCACCGACGACGGCACGCGCGTGCAGATCGAGCCGAAGGTCGTCGACGCGGGGCACCACCAGCGACGACTCATCCGCCTCACCGGGCTCGATGTGGAGGAGAACCAGGCGCGGCGCCTGCTCAACGACCTCGACGAGTTCCGCGCCCGTTCCGCCAAGGAGTGGACGGACGAGGAGATGTACGCGCACGAATGGCTCACGCGTGTGTTCGAGCCGGTCGTGCGCGCGATCCCCTACGACCTGCGGGCGAAGCTCGAACCCGCAGAGGTGTTCCATCAGGTGCTGGAGCACCGCTGGTACATGTCGCAGGCGCGTGGATCGGCGGTGCCGCTCGCCGAGGTGCTCACCTCGTACATCAACGACGTGCTGCGCCATCGACGCGACGAGGCGACCATCATGGGCTCGCCCACCGACACGATGAGCCTGCCCGTGGTCACCGGTGCTGTGCCCGTGGGCGACGACACCGGCGTGATCGACTGGCGCGACCTGGTGTAG
- a CDS encoding NAD(P)-dependent oxidoreductase codes for MTRIAVIGGTGYAGSNIVAEAVERGHSVVSVSRTVPTERGEGAVYVEGTILDVPGLLAQLGEVDVVIQALSPRGDMVGKVRPATAELFAALPEDVRLGVVGGAGGSLVAPGGPRVIDSGFPEEFRAEAEEAIGVLDDLRADASGKDWFFVHPAAAFGAWNPGERTGSYRDGGSVLVTDDAGESFISGRDLGVAFVDEIEDPKHHRENFTVGY; via the coding sequence ATGACCCGCATCGCCGTCATCGGAGGAACCGGCTACGCCGGATCGAACATCGTCGCCGAGGCGGTGGAGCGCGGCCACTCGGTGGTCTCGGTCTCGCGCACGGTGCCGACCGAACGGGGCGAGGGCGCCGTCTACGTCGAGGGCACGATCCTCGACGTGCCCGGTCTGCTCGCGCAGCTCGGCGAGGTCGACGTCGTGATCCAGGCGCTCTCGCCGCGCGGCGACATGGTCGGCAAGGTGCGTCCGGCCACGGCCGAGCTGTTCGCCGCCCTGCCTGAGGATGTGCGCCTCGGCGTCGTCGGCGGCGCGGGAGGAAGCCTTGTCGCCCCCGGCGGGCCGCGCGTCATCGACTCCGGCTTTCCCGAGGAGTTCAGGGCGGAGGCCGAGGAGGCGATCGGCGTGCTCGACGACCTGCGTGCCGACGCGAGCGGCAAGGACTGGTTCTTCGTGCATCCCGCCGCCGCCTTCGGCGCCTGGAACCCGGGCGAGCGCACCGGTTCGTACCGCGACGGCGGATCCGTGCTCGTCACGGACGACGCGGGGGAGTCGTTCATCTCGGGTCGCGACCTCGGTGTCGCCTTCGTCGACGAGATCGAGGACCCGAAGCACCATCGGGAGAACTTCACTGTCGGGTACTGA
- a CDS encoding DUF3263 domain-containing protein, translating into MTQQLSDRDRAILDFEARRPQHGGAKEEAIRNELALTPARYYLLLDRIIDDGAALAHDPLLVQRLRRRRDDAERRRAARLAGATG; encoded by the coding sequence ATGACCCAGCAGCTCTCCGACCGAGACCGCGCGATCCTCGACTTCGAGGCGCGCAGGCCGCAGCACGGCGGCGCCAAGGAGGAGGCGATCCGCAACGAGCTCGCCCTCACCCCCGCGCGCTACTACCTGCTGCTGGACCGGATCATCGACGACGGCGCCGCACTGGCTCACGACCCCCTCCTCGTGCAGCGCCTTCGCCGTCGGCGCGACGACGCCGAGCGACGCAGGGCGGCGCGGCTGGCGGGCGCGACCGGCTGA
- the groL gene encoding chaperonin GroEL (60 kDa chaperone family; promotes refolding of misfolded polypeptides especially under stressful conditions; forms two stacked rings of heptamers to form a barrel-shaped 14mer; ends can be capped by GroES; misfolded proteins enter the barrel where they are refolded when GroES binds), producing the protein MAKIIAFDEEARRGLERGLNILADAVKVTLGPRGRNVVLEKKWGAPTITNDGVSIAKEIELDDPYEKIGAELVKEVAKKTDDVAGDGTTTATVLAQALVREGLRNVAAGADPISLKRGIEKAVAAITAELGESAKEIDSKEQIAATASISAADPEIGELIAEAIDKVGKEGVVTVEEAQQFGTELELTEGMRFDKGYLNPYFVTDPDRQEAVFEEPYILIANQKISNIKDLLPVVDKVIQDGKELVIIAEDVEGEALATLVLNKIRGIFKSVAVKAPGFGDRRKAQLGDIAILTGGEVITEEVGLKLENTTLDLLGRARKVIVTKDETTIVEGTGDAEQIAGRVTQIRREIENTDSDYDREKLQERLAKLAGGVAVIKAGAATEVELKERKHRIEDAVRNAKAAVEEGIVAGGGVALIQSGTKALSGLKLEGDEATGANIVKVAIEAPLKQIALNAGLEPGVVANKVSELPAGQGLNAATGEYGDMFEAGIIDPAKVTRSALQNAASIAGLFLTTEAVVADKPEKAPAAPADPTGGMDF; encoded by the coding sequence ATGGCAAAGATCATCGCTTTCGATGAGGAGGCCCGTCGCGGTCTCGAGCGCGGCCTGAACATCCTGGCCGACGCTGTCAAGGTGACGCTGGGCCCGCGTGGCCGCAACGTCGTGCTCGAGAAGAAGTGGGGCGCCCCCACGATCACGAACGACGGCGTCTCCATCGCCAAGGAGATCGAGCTCGACGACCCGTACGAGAAGATCGGTGCGGAGCTCGTCAAGGAGGTCGCCAAGAAGACCGACGACGTCGCCGGTGACGGAACCACCACGGCCACCGTCCTCGCCCAGGCGCTCGTCCGCGAGGGCCTGCGCAACGTCGCCGCCGGCGCCGACCCGATCTCGCTCAAGCGCGGTATCGAGAAGGCCGTCGCCGCCATCACCGCCGAGCTCGGGGAGAGCGCGAAGGAGATCGACTCCAAGGAGCAGATCGCCGCGACCGCCTCGATCTCGGCCGCCGACCCGGAGATCGGCGAGCTCATCGCCGAGGCCATCGACAAGGTCGGCAAGGAGGGCGTCGTCACCGTCGAGGAGGCTCAGCAGTTCGGCACCGAGCTCGAGCTCACCGAGGGCATGCGCTTCGACAAGGGCTACCTGAACCCCTACTTCGTGACGGACCCCGACCGCCAGGAGGCCGTCTTCGAGGAGCCCTACATCCTCATCGCGAACCAGAAGATCTCGAACATCAAGGATCTCCTGCCCGTCGTCGACAAGGTGATCCAGGACGGCAAGGAGCTCGTCATCATCGCGGAGGACGTCGAGGGCGAAGCGCTCGCGACTCTCGTGCTGAACAAGATCCGCGGCATCTTCAAGTCCGTCGCCGTCAAGGCCCCCGGCTTCGGCGACCGCCGCAAGGCGCAGCTGGGCGACATCGCCATCCTCACCGGCGGCGAGGTCATCACAGAGGAGGTCGGGCTCAAGCTCGAGAACACCACCCTCGACCTGCTGGGCCGTGCGCGTAAGGTCATCGTCACCAAGGACGAGACCACGATCGTCGAGGGCACCGGCGACGCCGAGCAGATCGCCGGCCGCGTCACGCAGATCCGTCGCGAGATCGAGAACACCGACAGCGACTACGACCGCGAGAAGCTCCAGGAGCGCCTCGCCAAGCTCGCCGGCGGCGTCGCCGTCATCAAGGCGGGTGCGGCGACCGAGGTCGAGCTCAAGGAGCGCAAGCACCGCATCGAAGACGCCGTCCGCAACGCGAAGGCCGCGGTCGAAGAGGGCATCGTCGCCGGTGGCGGTGTGGCCCTCATCCAGTCCGGCACCAAGGCGCTCTCGGGCCTGAAGCTCGAGGGCGACGAGGCGACCGGTGCGAACATCGTCAAGGTCGCCATCGAGGCGCCGCTGAAGCAGATCGCCCTCAATGCGGGCCTTGAGCCCGGCGTCGTCGCGAACAAGGTCTCCGAGCTCCCCGCGGGCCAGGGCCTGAACGCCGCGACCGGCGAGTACGGTGACATGTTCGAGGCGGGCATCATCGATCCGGCCAAGGTCACCCGTTCGGCGCTGCAGAACGCCGCGTCGATCGCCGGCCTGTTCCTCACGACCGAGGCGGTCGTGGCGGACAAGCCCGAGAAGGCTCCGGCTGCTCCGGCCGACCCGACGGGCGGCATGGACTTCTGA